From a region of the Myxococcaceae bacterium JPH2 genome:
- a CDS encoding D-alanine--D-alanine ligase, which produces MGKRVGVLMGGWGEEREISLKTGEAVVAALESLGHHVTRVFAGPGLDRALRAADLEVAFLALHGRMGEDGRVQGLLELLELPYTGSGVLASALAMNKPMAKKLFRLHNLPTPRGYRVGRADLARLSELHADWGFPCIVKPSCGGSSVGCAVVRDAEALPLAVARACRYGGEALVEQFVEGREVTVGILGDAVLGSCEMDFSGDAFDFDAKYKGGARYFHPPRLSPTRIANVEAQALAAYRALGCRGYARVDLLCSDSQNDVVLEVNTLPGLTPTSLLPRIAEHAGLSFAQLVEQVLAAATRDEAQVSEPPTVAAPLVPLRAAM; this is translated from the coding sequence ATGGGCAAGCGCGTCGGAGTGCTGATGGGCGGGTGGGGCGAGGAGCGGGAGATTTCACTGAAGACCGGGGAGGCCGTGGTGGCGGCGCTGGAGTCGCTCGGTCACCACGTCACCCGCGTCTTCGCCGGCCCCGGGTTGGACCGCGCGCTCCGGGCCGCCGACTTGGAGGTCGCGTTCCTCGCGCTGCATGGCCGCATGGGCGAGGACGGCCGGGTGCAGGGCCTCCTGGAACTGCTGGAGCTGCCCTACACCGGCTCGGGCGTGCTGGCCTCGGCGCTGGCCATGAACAAGCCCATGGCCAAGAAGCTCTTCCGGCTGCACAACCTGCCCACGCCTCGGGGCTACCGCGTGGGGCGCGCCGACCTGGCTCGGCTGTCGGAGCTGCACGCGGACTGGGGCTTCCCCTGCATCGTGAAGCCCTCGTGCGGCGGCTCCTCGGTGGGCTGCGCGGTGGTGCGGGACGCGGAGGCTCTCCCCTTGGCAGTGGCGCGCGCGTGCCGCTACGGCGGCGAGGCCCTGGTGGAGCAGTTCGTCGAGGGCCGCGAGGTCACCGTGGGCATCCTCGGCGACGCGGTGCTGGGCTCCTGCGAGATGGACTTCTCCGGGGACGCGTTCGACTTCGACGCCAAGTACAAGGGCGGCGCCCGCTACTTCCATCCGCCGCGTCTGTCCCCCACGCGCATCGCCAACGTGGAGGCGCAGGCCCTCGCCGCGTACCGCGCGCTGGGCTGCCGCGGGTATGCGCGCGTGGACCTGCTCTGCTCCGACTCGCAGAACGACGTGGTGCTGGAGGTGAACACGCTGCCCGGTCTCACGCCGACCAGCCTCCTGCCCCGGATTGCCGAGCACGCGGGCCTGTCCTTCGCCCAACTCGTCGAGCAGGTCCTCGCCGCCGCCACCCGCGACGAGGCCCAGGTCTCCGAGCCGCCCACCGTGGCCGCGCCGCTCGTCCCGCTCCGCGCCGCCATGTAG
- a CDS encoding PEGA domain-containing protein, with translation MHAALSGWLVGLLAVGPAAAQPQHMTLRLVPQSLPAATGPRVTVVAVPLDPSAREDALRLSYWAEQALARSGRLEPVRMADALDADGAQSREAKAEEGAAAIKEGLHAYDELDTQKALQQFDKAVRAYEQSDLSRHFTELSHARVMKAASQVANGENKAAELEMRAVLAVDPRAQFSPNFFPPEEVSMVEKERKALLAANPSSFQIRSQPVPAEVYVDGVFRGVTPVAVTGLPLADHYVTLLAPGHALTQGRAREGEVSFTLQRLPAQTRVDALTQRVVKTPNGPDRDLALAELASLAGVPQVLALLVRGGPGTAPLDVTGLRLDAADGHNLAYGQGPVPRGDAMATGSQGLLTDLVAADAARVNGKPLKHFSGGASSGRRTAGYVLLATGAALLAGGIYFGLEASSKQDTFKRTPQVSPRAQDLKDTGKTYALVADVGLLAGLVSAGIGGYLSFTSGSSGTSSSKGSRASPPPARPAATPASSRSLSMPPPPKGTQTREPTPTPAPAAAPTPTKQLATPAAEPVAPARPAAESVAPAAAPDFEPVAPAETPAAPQPAPAPAPPPERPLTRREKALQERKRRLEEARLKREEAAQRRKEEAQRKKDELQRKKEEARLKREAAAQQKQDEVQRKQGDTQRKAEDEARLKREEEEKRKREEEEKRKREEPKKKPAIDEDDLRNY, from the coding sequence ATGCACGCGGCGCTGAGCGGCTGGCTGGTGGGACTGTTGGCCGTGGGGCCCGCGGCGGCACAGCCGCAGCACATGACCTTGCGGCTCGTGCCCCAGTCGCTTCCGGCGGCCACCGGCCCCCGGGTGACGGTGGTGGCCGTGCCGTTGGATCCGTCGGCTCGCGAGGATGCGCTCCGGCTGTCCTATTGGGCCGAGCAGGCCCTGGCCCGCTCCGGGCGGTTGGAGCCAGTCCGGATGGCGGACGCGCTGGACGCCGATGGCGCCCAGTCCCGCGAGGCCAAGGCCGAGGAGGGCGCCGCCGCCATCAAGGAAGGACTGCACGCCTACGACGAACTGGACACGCAGAAGGCGCTCCAGCAGTTCGACAAGGCGGTCCGCGCCTACGAGCAGAGCGACCTGTCTCGGCACTTCACCGAGCTGAGCCACGCGCGGGTGATGAAGGCCGCGTCGCAGGTGGCCAACGGTGAGAACAAGGCCGCCGAGCTGGAGATGCGGGCCGTGCTGGCGGTGGACCCCCGCGCGCAGTTCTCGCCCAACTTCTTCCCGCCCGAGGAAGTGTCGATGGTGGAGAAGGAGCGCAAGGCCCTTCTCGCCGCGAACCCCAGCTCGTTCCAGATCCGCTCGCAGCCGGTGCCCGCCGAGGTCTACGTGGACGGCGTCTTCCGCGGCGTGACGCCTGTCGCGGTGACGGGCCTGCCGCTCGCGGACCACTACGTCACGCTGCTGGCGCCTGGCCATGCGCTGACCCAGGGCCGCGCGCGTGAGGGCGAGGTCTCCTTCACGCTCCAGCGCCTGCCCGCGCAGACGCGCGTGGACGCGCTCACCCAGCGCGTGGTGAAGACCCCGAACGGGCCGGATCGCGACCTCGCGCTCGCGGAGCTGGCTTCGCTCGCGGGCGTGCCCCAGGTCCTGGCGCTGCTGGTTCGCGGTGGCCCGGGCACGGCGCCGCTGGACGTCACGGGGCTGCGCCTGGACGCGGCGGATGGACACAACCTCGCTTATGGCCAGGGACCGGTGCCGCGCGGGGACGCGATGGCCACGGGCTCGCAGGGGCTGCTGACGGACCTGGTGGCCGCCGACGCGGCGCGCGTGAACGGCAAGCCGCTCAAGCACTTCTCCGGCGGCGCGAGTTCAGGACGTCGCACCGCGGGCTACGTGCTGCTGGCCACGGGCGCGGCGCTGCTGGCCGGTGGCATCTACTTCGGGCTCGAGGCCTCCTCGAAGCAGGACACCTTCAAGCGGACGCCGCAGGTGAGCCCGCGCGCCCAGGACCTCAAGGACACGGGCAAGACGTACGCCCTGGTGGCGGACGTGGGGCTCCTGGCGGGCCTCGTCTCCGCCGGCATCGGTGGCTACCTGTCCTTCACGAGCGGCAGCTCAGGCACGTCCTCGTCGAAGGGCTCGCGCGCATCGCCGCCCCCGGCGCGTCCGGCCGCGACGCCCGCGTCCTCTCGCTCGCTGTCGATGCCGCCCCCGCCCAAGGGAACGCAGACGCGCGAGCCGACGCCGACGCCCGCGCCCGCCGCGGCGCCCACCCCCACGAAGCAGCTGGCGACTCCCGCGGCCGAGCCTGTCGCACCGGCGCGCCCCGCCGCTGAGTCCGTGGCGCCCGCCGCCGCGCCCGACTTCGAGCCGGTGGCGCCCGCCGAGACACCCGCGGCGCCGCAGCCCGCTCCAGCCCCCGCGCCCCCGCCGGAGCGCCCGCTGACGCGCCGTGAGAAGGCGCTTCAGGAGCGCAAGCGGCGCCTCGAGGAGGCCCGCCTCAAGCGCGAGGAGGCTGCTCAGCGCCGGAAGGAAGAGGCGCAGCGCAAGAAGGACGAGCTGCAGCGCAAGAAGGAGGAGGCCCGCCTCAAGCGCGAAGCGGCCGCGCAGCAGAAGCAGGACGAAGTGCAGCGCAAGCAGGGCGACACGCAGCGCAAGGCGGAGGACGAAGCCCGCCTCAAGCGCGAGGAAGAGGAGAAGCGCAAGCGCGAGGAAGAGGAGAAGCGCAAGCGCGAGGAACCGAAGAAGAAGCCCGCCATCGACGAAGACGATCTCCGGAACTACTAG
- a CDS encoding S41 family peptidase — translation MLAALVLLGVPMSALAEGTPARVVEKDDSAYRQLELFARVLSYVENNYVEQPDRARLIHGAIQGMLETLDPHTLYMPPEVFREMKIDTSGEFGGLGIEIARKAEHIVVVAPIDDTPAARAGIKAGDELLGIDGESTQGMDVGRAMQKMRGPAGGRVLLTVMRAGFNAPQEIAIIRDHIRIVSVEGALYDGIGHIKVKNFQDRTDLYLRKELDRLRGLNGGKELQGLVLDLRNNPGGLLDQAVAMSDRFLPGNLLIVTTRGRDGRNATEERSRDRDTEKDYPLVVLVNAGSASASEIVAGALQDHGRAVIMGTQTFGKGSVQTVIELEDGSGLKLTIARYYTPKGRSIQEKGITPDFLVPEDPNGKAGRDSVREKDLRRHFKAEPAVATETSAAPQTLPANLRDWDVTAKLSDWQLRVALNYLHGVSAGPPRPANRPPGGSAGR, via the coding sequence ATGCTGGCGGCCCTCGTGCTCCTGGGAGTGCCCATGTCGGCGCTCGCGGAGGGCACGCCCGCGCGCGTCGTCGAGAAGGACGACTCGGCCTACCGCCAGCTCGAGTTGTTCGCGCGGGTGCTCTCCTACGTGGAGAACAACTACGTGGAGCAGCCGGACCGCGCGCGGCTCATCCACGGCGCCATCCAGGGCATGTTGGAGACGCTGGATCCGCACACGCTCTACATGCCGCCGGAAGTCTTCCGGGAGATGAAGATCGACACGTCGGGGGAGTTCGGCGGGCTGGGCATCGAGATTGCCCGCAAGGCCGAGCACATCGTCGTGGTCGCCCCCATCGATGACACGCCCGCGGCGCGCGCGGGCATCAAGGCCGGCGACGAGCTGCTGGGCATCGACGGAGAGAGCACGCAGGGCATGGACGTGGGGCGCGCGATGCAGAAGATGCGCGGTCCGGCGGGAGGGCGCGTGCTGCTCACGGTGATGCGCGCGGGCTTCAACGCGCCCCAGGAGATCGCCATCATCCGCGACCACATCCGCATCGTGTCGGTGGAGGGCGCGCTCTACGACGGCATCGGCCACATCAAGGTGAAGAACTTCCAGGACCGCACGGACCTGTACCTGCGCAAGGAGCTGGATCGGCTGCGCGGGCTCAATGGCGGCAAGGAGCTGCAGGGGCTGGTGTTGGATCTGCGCAACAACCCGGGCGGCTTGTTGGATCAAGCCGTGGCCATGAGCGACCGCTTCCTGCCCGGCAACCTGCTCATCGTCACCACCCGCGGGCGCGACGGCCGCAACGCCACCGAGGAGCGCAGCCGGGACCGGGACACGGAGAAGGACTATCCGCTGGTGGTGCTCGTCAACGCGGGCAGCGCCTCGGCCTCGGAGATTGTCGCGGGCGCGCTCCAGGACCACGGGCGCGCCGTCATCATGGGCACGCAGACGTTCGGCAAGGGCAGCGTGCAGACCGTCATCGAGCTGGAGGATGGCTCGGGGCTGAAGCTGACCATCGCGCGCTACTACACGCCCAAGGGCCGCAGCATCCAGGAGAAGGGCATCACCCCGGACTTCCTCGTGCCAGAGGACCCCAACGGCAAGGCGGGCCGGGATTCCGTGCGGGAGAAGGACCTGCGGCGTCACTTCAAGGCCGAGCCCGCGGTGGCGACCGAAACGAGCGCGGCGCCGCAGACGCTGCCGGCGAACCTGAGGGACTGGGACGTCACCGCGAAGCTCTCGGACTGGCAGCTGCGGGTGGCCCTCAACTACCTCCACGGCGTGTCCGCGGGCCCGCCGAGGCCGGCAAATCGGCCCCCGGGGGGCTCGGCGGGTCGTTAA
- a CDS encoding alpha/beta fold hydrolase, protein MDLMDGMQKAMRRMLMVRGVQSSTVRVGGQVVHHYQLEGQGKGPPILLVHGLGGSANGFGRTFFGLARRFSRVFAPDLPGHGFSSEYRGGPVSVRNQFDVLRAYCEQVVREPALVVGNSLGGALSVTLAAECPQWVKALALVAPAGAELPEPVLGALLGAFSVRTTEDARALTKRLFHKAPLPALLLASELRKFYTTNTVKALTQEALETRASLEPEAVRGLAMPVLFLWGGSERLLPPEILAWYRTHLPVHAEVHVVEGFGHVPQMERPDELVSYLTRFADRARL, encoded by the coding sequence ATGGACCTGATGGACGGGATGCAGAAGGCGATGCGGCGCATGCTGATGGTGCGCGGTGTCCAGTCCTCGACAGTGCGCGTGGGCGGGCAGGTGGTGCACCACTACCAGCTCGAGGGGCAGGGCAAGGGACCGCCGATTCTGCTGGTGCATGGGCTGGGCGGCTCGGCCAACGGCTTTGGCCGGACGTTCTTCGGGCTGGCGCGGCGCTTCTCGCGCGTGTTCGCACCGGACCTGCCGGGTCACGGCTTCTCCAGCGAGTACCGCGGCGGGCCGGTGAGCGTGCGCAACCAGTTCGACGTGCTGCGCGCGTACTGCGAGCAGGTGGTGCGGGAGCCCGCCTTGGTCGTGGGCAACTCGCTGGGAGGCGCCTTGTCCGTCACCCTGGCGGCCGAGTGTCCCCAGTGGGTGAAGGCCCTGGCGCTGGTGGCGCCCGCGGGGGCGGAGCTGCCGGAGCCGGTGCTCGGCGCGCTCTTGGGGGCCTTCTCGGTGCGCACCACCGAGGATGCGCGCGCGCTGACGAAGCGGCTGTTCCACAAGGCGCCACTGCCGGCGCTGTTGCTGGCCTCGGAGCTGCGCAAGTTCTACACGACGAACACCGTGAAGGCGCTCACGCAGGAGGCGCTGGAGACGCGCGCCAGCCTGGAGCCCGAGGCCGTGCGCGGCCTGGCCATGCCCGTGCTCTTCCTGTGGGGCGGCAGTGAGCGGCTGTTGCCGCCCGAGATTCTCGCCTGGTATCGCACGCACCTGCCGGTGCACGCGGAGGTGCACGTGGTGGAGGGCTTTGGCCACGTGCCGCAGATGGAGCGTCCGGACGAACTGGTGTCCTACCTCACGCGCTTCGCGGACCGCGCGAGGCTGTGA